One Bacillus solimangrovi DNA segment encodes these proteins:
- the dnaI gene encoding primosomal protein DnaI, translated as MEPIQRSLRGLRQRPGFKERYETLKREVMEDRDVQSFITEHEQQLNRDMIERSLGKLYEFTEQKKNCNDCPNASECVNMLKGHWPKLFLNGALIDIRYETCEKQRNEEQQRRHKNLLKSMYMSKEVLQSSIAEFNIDEDDNRAEALTAADRFVQTYQKGHFQKGLYLYGKFGVGKTYLLGAIANELADRGVGTLIVYTPEFLRELKSSLQDGSLNEKIETVKTAEILMLDDIGAEAVSSWVRDEILGTILQYRMMEGLPTFFTSNYNYDDLEHHLSYTQRGEEEKLKAARIMERIQYLTRPIAITGKNYRKM; from the coding sequence ATGGAACCTATCCAACGTTCACTGCGCGGATTAAGACAACGTCCCGGTTTTAAAGAGCGGTATGAAACATTAAAACGTGAGGTTATGGAAGATCGAGATGTACAATCTTTCATCACTGAGCATGAACAGCAGTTAAATCGTGACATGATCGAACGTTCTTTAGGTAAGTTGTATGAATTTACGGAGCAAAAAAAGAATTGTAATGATTGTCCCAATGCTTCTGAATGTGTAAACATGTTAAAAGGTCATTGGCCAAAATTATTCTTAAATGGCGCACTTATTGATATACGGTATGAAACATGTGAGAAGCAACGGAACGAAGAACAGCAACGTCGTCATAAAAATCTATTGAAAAGTATGTACATGTCAAAAGAAGTGTTACAATCATCAATTGCAGAATTCAATATTGATGAGGATGATAATAGGGCTGAGGCGCTTACGGCTGCTGACCGATTTGTTCAAACATATCAGAAAGGGCATTTCCAAAAAGGATTGTATTTATATGGGAAGTTTGGTGTAGGAAAGACATATCTTCTTGGAGCAATTGCTAATGAGTTAGCTGATCGTGGAGTAGGTACTCTCATTGTGTATACACCAGAATTTTTGCGTGAATTAAAAAGCTCGCTTCAGGATGGAAGCTTGAACGAAAAGATAGAGACAGTTAAGACAGCAGAAATTTTAATGTTAGATGATATTGGGGCAGAGGCTGTTTCAAGCTGGGTACGAGATGAAATACTTGGTACGATCCTTCAGTATCGAATGATGGAGGGACTTCCTACATTTTTCACATCGAATTATAATTATGATGATTTGGAGCACCACCTATCCTATACACAACGTGGAGAAGAAGAAAAATTGAAAGCGGCACGTATCATGGAACGTATTCAATATTTAACAAGGCCAATAGCTATTACAGGTAAAAATTACCGTAAAATGTAA
- the ytxC gene encoding sporulation protein YtxC has product MVLIRFRNTEDAQRLYALLVCQKAPVCEVELTESPETMIRIECSSHHNMRCIHTWFIPTLTSFILSHIENRWMREMIRELFYFTYVEEQEQILSIANLILDGRREDNFYKQLLTQMKQRVQVIEDSLKNFITPHISFSFESFLHFRLKEYRDLLLTTVEMAIDEYKLEQEYQTFVEQLRHYVASTPPLFNELHVIEGEGYEVFLSSMERVDDDILRVVINEGMWDIQGFDAGSSILAPIVSVAPQILHYYTNNEESGVVQTLTNVFQEKIRIYPKVKWDMKKESQIQS; this is encoded by the coding sequence GTGGTTTTAATACGGTTTCGAAATACGGAAGATGCACAAAGGCTATATGCGTTATTGGTTTGCCAAAAAGCACCCGTATGTGAAGTAGAATTAACAGAATCACCAGAAACAATGATACGCATTGAATGCTCATCACATCATAATATGCGATGTATACATACATGGTTTATACCTACTTTGACTTCTTTTATTTTGTCACATATTGAAAATCGTTGGATGAGAGAGATGATCCGAGAATTGTTTTATTTCACTTATGTTGAGGAGCAAGAGCAAATCTTATCTATTGCTAACTTAATTTTAGATGGACGAAGAGAAGATAATTTTTACAAACAGCTCCTTACACAGATGAAGCAGAGAGTTCAAGTAATTGAGGATTCATTAAAAAATTTTATTACTCCCCACATCTCTTTCTCATTTGAGTCATTTTTACATTTTCGTTTAAAAGAATATCGTGATTTACTTCTTACGACAGTAGAAATGGCAATCGATGAGTATAAGTTAGAACAGGAATATCAAACTTTTGTAGAGCAACTAAGGCATTATGTAGCTAGCACACCCCCTTTGTTCAACGAGTTACATGTTATAGAAGGTGAAGGTTATGAAGTTTTTCTATCTTCGATGGAAAGGGTAGATGATGATATTCTTCGTGTGGTGATTAATGAAGGGATGTGGGATATACAAGGGTTTGACGCAGGTTCATCAATTTTAGCACCGATCGTATCAGTTGCTCCGCAGATACTTCATTATTATACAAATAATGAAGAAAGTGGCGTAGTTCAAACATTGACTAACGTATTCCAAGAAAAAATTCGAATCTATCCTAAAGTGAAATGGGATATGAAAAAAGAATCACAAATACAATCTTGA
- a CDS encoding TrmH family RNA methyltransferase, producing MKHIQSAKNQQVKLWKKLHQKKYRDETNMFLIEGKHLVEEAIKGEQAFEAILVQDDEVMPPMLQNMNSELYIVSRDVMQAICDTKTPQGIAAICKITNGTEIKNDNYSKLLLVDGVQDPGNLGTLIRTADAVGLDGIIISEGSADIYNSKVVRSTQGSLFHIPVIKGDLIEWIERLEKNSVSVFGSALEGAVPYGEISAQERFALVVGNEGSGVRKELLDRTSQNLYVPIYGQAESLNVAIASGILLYHLRA from the coding sequence TTGAAGCATATTCAATCAGCAAAAAATCAACAAGTGAAGCTATGGAAGAAACTTCATCAAAAAAAATATCGTGATGAGACAAATATGTTCCTAATAGAAGGTAAACACCTTGTTGAAGAAGCGATAAAAGGTGAACAAGCATTTGAAGCAATTCTCGTTCAAGATGATGAAGTTATGCCACCAATGTTACAAAATATGAACAGTGAGTTATATATTGTTTCAAGAGATGTTATGCAAGCGATTTGTGATACGAAGACACCCCAAGGAATTGCAGCAATTTGTAAAATTACAAACGGTACTGAAATTAAAAATGATAACTACTCGAAGCTACTATTAGTAGATGGTGTCCAAGACCCGGGTAATTTAGGAACATTAATTCGTACAGCTGATGCAGTTGGACTTGATGGGATCATTATCAGTGAAGGCAGTGCGGATATTTATAATAGTAAGGTTGTTCGCTCCACACAAGGCTCGCTCTTTCATATTCCAGTTATAAAGGGAGACCTTATAGAATGGATAGAGCGCTTAGAAAAAAACAGTGTTTCAGTATTCGGTAGTGCATTGGAAGGGGCTGTTCCTTACGGAGAAATTTCTGCCCAAGAACGTTTTGCTTTAGTTGTTGGTAATGAAGGAAGTGGTGTGAGAAAGGAACTTCTAGATAGGACAAGCCAAAATTTATATGTTCCAATATATGGACAAGCTGAGTCGCTAAATGTAGCAATTGCAAGTGGTATATTGTTATATCATTTACGTGCATAA
- a CDS encoding sigma-w pathway protein ysdB: protein MFVILFRFFIIIAVLVLLYSLSKYLLNPKRKLESAYEKAHYYLLDDVNNVRKNLFITYKGALFEGEKYLGTTDQAFEVVSITVWAHSLEKLYGLNRDDFYYLEKELLTRYPNAVIEWQSPIKDLLKTHH, encoded by the coding sequence ATGTTTGTCATTCTCTTTCGCTTTTTTATTATCATCGCAGTCCTTGTACTACTATACTCACTAAGTAAATACTTACTTAATCCAAAAAGGAAACTTGAATCTGCTTATGAAAAAGCGCACTACTATTTGCTTGATGATGTAAATAACGTACGCAAGAATCTATTTATTACTTATAAGGGTGCTCTATTTGAGGGTGAAAAATATCTCGGTACTACAGATCAAGCTTTTGAAGTCGTTTCAATTACTGTTTGGGCCCATTCGCTCGAAAAACTTTACGGATTAAATCGTGATGACTTCTATTATCTTGAAAAGGAGCTACTTACTAGATACCCAAATGCTGTTATTGAATGGCAAAGTCCAATCAAAGACCTATTGAAGACTCACCATTAA
- the thrS gene encoding threonine--tRNA ligase — protein sequence MSELIKITFPDGAVKEFPKGTTTEDIAASISPGLKKKSFAGKLNDQLIDLRRPIEADGEVEIVTEGSTEALEILRHSSAHLMAQAIKRLYKDVKLGVGPVIENGFYYDIDTPEHISVEDLPKIEKEMQRIVDENLEIVRKEVSRNDAKHLFEEINDELKLELIEAIPADEQVTIYEQGEFFDLCRGVHVPQTSKIKVFKLMSVAGAYWRGNSDNKMLQRIYGTAFFKKSELNEHLRLLEEAKERDHRKLGKELELFTISQKVGQGLPMWLPKGATIRRLIERYIVDKEERLGYNHVYTPVMGSVELYKTSGHWEHYQDDMFPPMEMDNEDLVLRPMNCPHHMMIYKHSLHSYRELPIRIAELGLMHRYEMSGALSGLQRVRGMTLNDAHIFVRPDQIQDEFVRVVNLIQEVYKDFSLDEYYFRLSYRDPEDKEKYFDDDEMWNKAQDMLKGAMDELELDYVEAEGEAAFYGPKLDVMVRTALGKDETLSTVQLDFLLPERFDLTYKGEDGKDHRPVVIHRGVVSTMERFVAFLIEEYKGVFPTWLAPVQAKVIPVSADVHLDYARKVQEQLQREGFRVEVDERDEKIGYKIREAQMQKIPYQLVVGDNEISDEAVNVRKYGEKQSETKPFSEFLGQLKDIVNNYQ from the coding sequence ATGTCAGAATTAATCAAAATTACGTTCCCAGATGGCGCTGTGAAGGAGTTTCCTAAGGGCACGACAACTGAAGATATTGCGGCTAGTATTAGTCCTGGTTTGAAGAAGAAATCATTTGCAGGAAAATTAAACGACCAGTTAATTGACCTACGTCGTCCAATTGAAGCTGACGGTGAAGTAGAAATTGTGACTGAAGGATCAACTGAAGCACTTGAAATCCTGCGCCACAGCTCAGCTCACTTAATGGCACAAGCAATTAAACGTTTGTACAAAGATGTTAAGCTTGGTGTCGGTCCAGTTATTGAGAATGGATTCTATTATGATATTGATACGCCAGAACATATATCTGTTGAGGACCTTCCAAAAATCGAAAAAGAAATGCAAAGAATTGTCGATGAGAATTTAGAGATTGTTCGTAAGGAAGTAAGTCGCAATGACGCTAAACATTTGTTTGAAGAAATTAATGATGAATTAAAGCTTGAACTTATTGAGGCTATCCCTGCTGATGAGCAAGTTACAATTTATGAACAAGGTGAGTTCTTTGATCTTTGTCGTGGTGTACACGTTCCGCAAACGAGTAAAATCAAAGTGTTTAAACTAATGAGTGTAGCAGGTGCTTATTGGCGTGGAAATAGTGATAATAAGATGTTGCAGCGTATTTATGGTACTGCCTTCTTCAAGAAGAGTGAATTAAATGAACACTTGAGATTATTAGAAGAAGCGAAGGAACGTGATCATCGTAAGCTTGGAAAAGAGCTAGAACTATTCACAATTTCTCAAAAGGTTGGACAAGGTTTGCCGATGTGGCTGCCAAAGGGTGCAACAATTCGCCGTTTAATTGAGCGATATATTGTTGATAAAGAAGAACGTCTTGGCTATAACCATGTGTATACACCAGTAATGGGTAGTGTTGAGTTGTATAAAACGAGTGGGCATTGGGAGCATTACCAAGATGATATGTTTCCACCAATGGAGATGGATAATGAGGACCTAGTTCTTCGCCCGATGAACTGTCCACATCATATGATGATTTATAAACATAGCTTGCATAGTTATCGTGAATTGCCAATTCGAATTGCAGAACTTGGGTTAATGCATCGTTATGAAATGTCTGGTGCTCTTTCAGGTTTACAACGTGTTAGAGGAATGACATTAAATGATGCACATATCTTCGTTCGACCAGACCAAATACAAGATGAATTTGTACGTGTTGTTAATCTTATTCAAGAAGTATACAAGGACTTCAGCTTAGATGAATATTATTTCCGTCTTTCTTATCGTGATCCTGAGGATAAAGAAAAATATTTTGATGATGATGAAATGTGGAATAAGGCGCAAGACATGCTTAAAGGTGCAATGGATGAGCTTGAGCTAGATTATGTGGAGGCAGAAGGTGAAGCGGCATTTTACGGTCCTAAGTTGGATGTAATGGTTCGTACAGCACTTGGTAAGGATGAAACATTATCAACTGTACAACTGGATTTCTTATTACCAGAGCGATTTGACCTTACGTATAAAGGTGAAGATGGAAAAGATCATCGTCCAGTCGTTATTCACCGTGGTGTTGTTTCAACGATGGAGCGTTTTGTTGCCTTCTTAATTGAAGAGTACAAAGGGGTATTCCCAACATGGCTTGCTCCTGTTCAAGCAAAAGTTATCCCTGTATCAGCTGATGTTCATCTTGACTATGCTAGAAAAGTACAAGAACAGCTTCAGCGTGAAGGGTTCCGTGTAGAAGTTGATGAACGTGATGAGAAGATTGGTTACAAAATTCGTGAAGCTCAAATGCAAAAGATTCCTTATCAATTAGTAGTCGGTGATAATGAAATTTCTGATGAAGCAGTTAACGTTCGTAAATATGGAGAGAAACAATCTGAAACAAAACCATTCAGTGAGTTTTTAGGTCAGTTAAAGGATATTGTTAATAATTATCAATAA
- a CDS encoding M42 family metallopeptidase — protein sequence MTKLDETLTMLKDLTDAKGIPGHEREARDVMRKYIAPYADEVMHDNLGSLIAKKTGQEGGPKIMVAGHLDEVGFMVSKISDKGFLSFQTVGGWWSQVMLAQRVTIMTKKGNITGIIGSKPPHILPPEARKKPVDIKDMFIDIGASSKEEAMEWGVTPGDSVVPYFEFTVMNNEKMLLAKAWDNRIGCAIAIEVLKQLQGVEHPNVVYGVGTVQEEVGLRGAKTATNFIKPDIGFAVDVGIAGDTPGITDKEANSKMGEGPQIILYDASMVSHKGLRDFVVETAEENEIPYQFDAMAGGGTDSGSIHLTANGVPALSITVATRYIHSHAAMLHRDDFENAVKLIVEVIKRLDAAKVKDIIIG from the coding sequence ATGACAAAGTTAGATGAAACATTAACAATGTTAAAAGACTTAACAGATGCTAAAGGGATTCCAGGCCATGAACGTGAAGCTAGAGATGTAATGAGAAAATACATTGCACCTTATGCAGATGAAGTAATGCATGATAACTTAGGTAGCTTAATTGCTAAGAAGACAGGTCAAGAAGGTGGCCCTAAAATTATGGTCGCTGGTCACTTAGATGAAGTCGGCTTCATGGTTTCGAAAATATCAGATAAAGGGTTTTTGAGTTTCCAAACAGTTGGTGGCTGGTGGTCACAAGTCATGCTAGCTCAACGTGTCACAATAATGACGAAAAAAGGTAATATTACTGGTATTATCGGTTCTAAACCACCACATATTCTACCTCCAGAAGCTCGAAAAAAACCAGTAGACATCAAAGATATGTTCATTGATATTGGTGCTTCAAGTAAAGAAGAAGCAATGGAATGGGGCGTAACACCTGGTGATTCAGTTGTGCCATATTTTGAATTTACTGTTATGAATAATGAAAAGATGTTACTAGCTAAGGCTTGGGACAATCGCATCGGCTGCGCAATCGCCATTGAAGTATTGAAACAGTTACAGGGTGTTGAGCATCCAAACGTTGTATACGGTGTAGGAACTGTTCAAGAAGAAGTAGGTTTACGTGGTGCTAAGACTGCAACGAATTTTATTAAACCTGATATCGGTTTTGCAGTAGACGTTGGTATCGCTGGTGATACACCAGGAATTACTGATAAAGAAGCAAATAGTAAGATGGGAGAAGGTCCACAAATCATTCTTTATGATGCGTCAATGGTATCTCATAAAGGATTGCGTGATTTTGTTGTTGAAACAGCTGAAGAAAATGAGATTCCATATCAATTTGATGCAATGGCAGGCGGTGGAACTGACTCTGGTTCAATCCATCTAACAGCCAATGGAGTACCAGCACTTTCAATTACTGTAGCTACACGTTATATTCACTCACATGCAGCAATGCTTCATCGTGATGATTTTGAAAATGCAGTAAAACTAATTGTTGAAGTTATTAAGCGATTAGACGCTGCGAAAGTAAAAGATATAATTATTGGATAA
- the sspI gene encoding small acid-soluble spore protein SspI — protein MNLNLRNAVIANVSQNSKEQLESTILDAIQSNEEKMLPGLGVLFELIWNNSNEKERDEMLDALAHGLSAR, from the coding sequence ATGAACTTAAACTTACGAAATGCTGTTATTGCAAACGTATCACAAAATTCAAAAGAACAACTCGAATCAACAATCCTAGATGCCATTCAAAGCAACGAAGAAAAAATGTTACCTGGATTAGGTGTTTTATTTGAGTTGATTTGGAATAATTCAAACGAAAAAGAACGTGATGAAATGTTAGATGCCCTTGCACACGGCCTATCCGCTCGCTAA
- the rplT gene encoding 50S ribosomal protein L20 — protein MPRVKGGTVTRRRRKRVLKLAKGYYGSKHALFKTAKQQVMKSLMYAYRDRRQKKRDFRKLWIARINAAARINGLSYSRLMFGLKQAGIDINRKMLADLAINDEKAFAELAETAKKNLK, from the coding sequence ATGCCACGAGTAAAAGGTGGAACAGTTACGCGTCGTCGTCGTAAACGCGTATTAAAGTTAGCTAAAGGTTATTATGGTTCAAAACATGCTCTATTTAAAACTGCTAAGCAGCAGGTAATGAAGTCATTAATGTATGCTTATCGTGATCGTCGCCAAAAGAAGCGCGACTTCCGTAAGCTTTGGATTGCTCGTATTAACGCAGCAGCACGTATCAATGGTCTTTCTTACAGCCGTCTAATGTTCGGTCTTAAGCAAGCTGGTATCGATATCAATCGTAAAATGCTTGCTGACCTAGCTATTAATGACGAAAAAGCATTCGCTGAATTAGCTGAAACAGCTAAGAAAAATCTTAAGTAA
- a CDS encoding DUF1294 domain-containing protein has product MVIYVFLGIIIAINFYAYLMVYLDKQYAKQAKRRIPEKKIWRLSLFGGAMGSYVAMKKHRHKTKHQSFMIGMPIIIVFHILIVSVLIYYDIFNVYNY; this is encoded by the coding sequence ATGGTGATTTACGTTTTTTTAGGTATTATTATCGCTATTAACTTTTACGCATATTTAATGGTGTATCTTGATAAGCAATATGCTAAACAAGCAAAGAGGAGAATTCCAGAAAAGAAGATCTGGCGCTTATCTCTCTTCGGTGGTGCGATGGGATCTTATGTTGCAATGAAAAAACATCGTCATAAAACGAAACATCAATCATTTATGATTGGTATGCCAATTATCATAGTATTTCATATTCTAATTGTAAGTGTATTAATTTATTATGATATTTTCAATGTTTACAACTATTAA
- a CDS encoding dUTP diphosphatase, producing MLEKLYSMQRELDKRIKGEHSLQGKLLFDKKILALLVEIGELANETRCFKFWSTKPASSDDMILEEFVDGVHFILSLGIELGLEEEIEINESFNDISLVDQFNNIYAHVDTFRNEKSDESYQQLMTSYFSLGSSLGFTFEQIESAYHAKNEVNHERQDRGY from the coding sequence ATGTTGGAGAAATTATATTCTATGCAAAGAGAGTTAGATAAACGGATAAAGGGTGAACATAGCTTACAAGGTAAGTTATTATTCGATAAAAAGATCCTTGCCTTACTTGTTGAAATAGGAGAATTAGCTAATGAAACAAGATGTTTTAAGTTTTGGAGTACGAAACCAGCATCTTCTGATGATATGATACTTGAGGAATTTGTGGATGGTGTACATTTTATCTTGTCTCTCGGAATAGAATTGGGATTAGAAGAGGAAATTGAAATTAATGAAAGCTTTAATGATATATCATTAGTTGATCAGTTCAATAATATTTATGCACATGTGGATACTTTCCGAAATGAAAAAAGTGATGAGAGTTATCAACAGCTAATGACCTCATATTTCAGTTTAGGGAGCTCTTTAGGTTTTACATTTGAACAAATTGAGTCAGCTTATCATGCTAAGAATGAAGTGAATCATGAACGTCAGGATCGTGGTTATTAA
- the rpmI gene encoding 50S ribosomal protein L35 — protein MPKMKTHKGSQKRFKKTGSGKLKRSHAYTSHLFANKSQKQKRKLRKAGLVSSGDYKRIREMLTNMK, from the coding sequence ATGCCAAAAATGAAGACGCACAAAGGTTCACAAAAACGTTTCAAAAAAACAGGTTCTGGTAAACTTAAACGTTCACATGCTTACACAAGCCACTTGTTCGCGAACAAGTCTCAAAAGCAAAAGCGTAAACTACGCAAAGCTGGTCTTGTAAGTTCTGGTGATTACAAACGCATTCGTGAAATGCTTACTAACATGAAGTAA
- the pheS gene encoding phenylalanine--tRNA ligase subunit alpha: MLERLQELREEALQKVEEAVDLKSLQDIRVSYLGKKGPITEVLRGMGKMSAEERPKIGQAANDVREAIATAVDTKQAQLEKAAVEAKLAQETIDVTLPGRPVEQGNHHPLTSVVEEIEDLFLRMGYTVAEGPEVEQDYYNFEALNLPKGHPARDMQDSFYITEELLMRTHTSPVQARTMEKYKGKGPVKIICPGKVYRRDTDDATHSHQFTQIEGLVVDENIRMSDLKGTLDAFAKHMFGDEREIRLRPSFFPFTEPSVEVDVSCGICHGEGCSVCKKTGWIEILGAGMVHPNVLEMAGFDSKKYTGFAFGMGPERIAMLKYGIDDIRHFYTNDKRFLQQFKRV, encoded by the coding sequence ATGCTAGAGCGATTACAAGAACTGCGAGAAGAAGCACTGCAAAAAGTTGAAGAGGCAGTGGATTTGAAGTCATTACAAGATATTCGAGTCTCATATTTAGGGAAAAAAGGTCCGATTACCGAAGTTTTACGTGGAATGGGGAAAATGTCTGCTGAAGAACGACCAAAGATAGGTCAGGCTGCAAATGATGTGCGTGAAGCGATTGCAACAGCTGTTGATACAAAACAAGCACAACTTGAAAAAGCTGCAGTTGAAGCAAAGCTTGCACAAGAAACGATTGATGTAACATTACCAGGACGCCCTGTTGAACAAGGTAATCATCATCCGTTAACATCAGTGGTTGAAGAAATTGAAGACTTATTCTTACGAATGGGTTATACCGTTGCAGAAGGACCAGAAGTTGAGCAAGATTATTATAATTTTGAAGCGTTGAACTTACCGAAGGGTCACCCTGCTCGTGATATGCAAGATTCATTCTATATTACAGAAGAGTTATTAATGCGTACGCATACATCACCAGTTCAAGCACGTACGATGGAAAAATATAAAGGAAAAGGACCTGTTAAGATTATTTGTCCTGGTAAAGTATACCGTCGAGATACTGATGATGCGACACACTCTCATCAATTCACACAAATTGAAGGACTTGTAGTTGATGAAAATATTCGAATGAGCGACTTAAAAGGTACACTTGATGCGTTTGCTAAACATATGTTTGGCGATGAACGTGAAATTCGCCTTCGTCCAAGTTTCTTTCCATTTACAGAGCCATCTGTAGAAGTTGATGTTTCATGTGGAATTTGTCATGGTGAAGGATGTAGTGTTTGTAAAAAAACAGGCTGGATAGAAATTCTCGGTGCAGGAATGGTTCATCCTAATGTTTTAGAGATGGCAGGCTTTGACTCGAAGAAATATACAGGATTTGCGTTCGGAATGGGACCAGAGCGTATTGCAATGTTGAAATATGGAATAGACGATATTCGTCATTTCTATACGAATGATAAACGTTTCTTACAACAATTCAAACGAGTGTAA
- the infC gene encoding translation initiation factor IF-3: MILNESIRAREVRLIGANGDQIGVKSRNEALEMAQNANLDLVMVAPTAKPPVCRIMDYGKYRYEQQKKDKEARKNQKIINIKEVRLSPGIEEHDFNTKLRNARKFLTKGDKVKVSIRFRGRAITHKDLGQKVLERFAKECEDISTIETRPKMEGRSMFLMLAPTTEKDK; the protein is encoded by the coding sequence ATGATTTTGAATGAGTCGATTCGCGCTCGCGAAGTACGTCTCATTGGTGCTAATGGGGATCAAATTGGAGTTAAATCTCGCAATGAAGCATTAGAAATGGCACAAAACGCAAACCTTGATTTAGTAATGGTTGCGCCGACTGCTAAACCGCCGGTATGCCGTATCATGGATTACGGTAAATATCGTTATGAGCAACAAAAGAAAGATAAAGAAGCTCGTAAAAACCAGAAGATTATTAATATCAAAGAAGTACGCTTAAGCCCTGGTATTGAGGAGCATGACTTTAATACAAAGCTTCGTAATGCACGCAAATTTTTGACAAAAGGTGATAAAGTGAAAGTGAGCATTCGCTTCCGCGGTCGTGCGATTACACATAAAGACCTTGGTCAAAAAGTATTAGAGCGCTTTGCTAAAGAGTGTGAAGATATTAGCACAATCGAAACAAGGCCAAAAATGGAAGGTCGTAGCATGTTCTTAATGCTTGCACCTACAACAGAAAAAGACAAGTAA